Below is a window of Deltaproteobacteria bacterium DNA.
AGGAGGCGCAGGTCGAGGAGCTGGGTGCGCGTCTCGGCGACGCCGACGTCTACAGCGACTACGAGCGCGTGCGCGAGATCGAGGCCGAGCGCGATGCGCTGAAGGACGAAGTCGCCGGGCTCTACGCGCAGTGGGAGGCGCTCGCAGCCGAGCTCGAAGCGGCGGATGCTCGGTGATCTTCACGAAGCGGCTACGCGACGGTGTCCGCAGCGGCGAGATCACCTGCAGCGTGCGCATCTGGATCCAGCCGCGCGTGAAAGTCGGCGGGCGCTACGCGATGGAAGAAGGTCAGATCGAGGTCGACTCGATCCTGCCGATCACCCTCGCCGACATCACGCCCGAGCTCGCGCGCGCTTCGGGCTTCAAGGGCGTGGTGGACTTGCTGAAAGTCGCCAAGCACGGCCGCGGCGAGAACATCTACCTCGTGCGCTTCCACTACCTGCCGCCGGCGCGCGCGAGGAGAGCGCGTCGCTGAGCGCGACGCCGCTCGGACGTGCAACGGGGACGTAGGTGCAACGCGCTTGCACGTGTGAAGTCGCACGTACGTCCCCGTTGCACGTTCATGGACCTGCCGCAAAGCGCTTCCGCTCCGCGATGCGCGCGCGCGAGGCCGCGAGTTGCTGCGCGAACGCGGCCTCGCTCTCGGCGCGGGCGCGCACCTGGCGCGCGGCTGCGAGGCACTCGTCGGCTTGCGCGAGCAGGTTGTTGCCGATGCACAGCAGATCGAGGCCCGCGGCGAGCGCCTGCATTACGGCGTCGACGGTGTTCGCGGCGCCTTGCAAGCCCTGCATCTGGAGATCGTCCGTAACGAGTAGGGCGTGCGGCTGCGCGGCGCGGAAGCGCGCGACGGCGACGGGCGAGATCGACGCGGGGCGCTCGAGGATAGGACAAACAAGCGCGATCCTAGCCCGGAGTTCCGGCAAGAGGCGTTCTGTAACATCCGTCGCCAGCGCGGAATCGGGCGCCCGAAGCGATGATCGGGCCTCTGAGCGGCCCACCTGCTCGACGCGAAGCCCGAGCAGGTGAGCTTCGACGGCGAGTCGTTCCGCGTCGCGGGCAGCGAGCGGAAGCTCTCGTTCCGCCAGGTCGCGGAGGCCGCACACCTGTGGAACGTGCCGATCCCCGGCGAGGAGCCGGGCCTCGAGGCAGTCGCGCGCTTCGAGCCGACGGGCACCACGTTCCCGTTCGGCGCGCACTTCTGCGAGGTCGAGGTCGACCCCGACACCGGCGAGGTCTCGCTCACGCGCTATCTCGCGGTCGACGACGCGGGCAAGATCGTGAATCCGCTGCTCGCCGACGGGCAGCGGCTCGGCGGAATCATCCAGGGGTTGGGT
It encodes the following:
- a CDS encoding ASCH domain-containing protein, with translation MIFTKRLRDGVRSGEITCSVRIWIQPRVKVGGRYAMEEGQIEVDSILPITLADITPELARASGFKGVVDLLKVAKHGRGENIYLVRFHYLPPARARRARR